One Vicia villosa cultivar HV-30 ecotype Madison, WI unplaced genomic scaffold, Vvil1.0 ctg.001848F_1_1, whole genome shotgun sequence genomic region harbors:
- the LOC131636872 gene encoding protein TITANIA-like, whose translation MPRLNLPNSYYQTQYMWWRPNLRSPDMEFDNDGASDLPPVAPEGSGDGLPYAPENFPNPGDIWRWKAGQRISSNGNFRDRYLYLPRRIAASHRGGFKSKLAVERYVKEFFPDASLVDFFASFSWSIPSGLPGNMNPVAGSDGLLRQLELKQQPESDSDIGGCKAGNKTCSSLILEQEKENSPFAPCDICCVESKFCRECCCILCYKSVDSAYGGYSYIMCKKELGDNICGHVCHLECALRSYSAGTVGGEIGLDAEYFCWRCDGRTELIAHANKLLQTCEAIHADDDATKEKILGLGICLLRGSEKTAAKELMSLITLAMSKLKHDGTNTEDILNVDAKITANSSGSTGNGNAAIDTSDDEDPLKNLNVQKGTKSFNYQSELLKLDAEFDKAMEDLEKSQKCEYKLAEESLHTQKDYLLNISQQLDEQKSELAAGPSHSTTLLQIVEERNKQLRQELKKFEEMKKVANGFGSTSKEILEKHFGL comes from the exons ATGCCTCGATTAAATCTTCCCAACAGTTACTATCAAACTCAATATATGTGGTGGAGACCAAATCTAAGATCACCCG ACATGGAGTTTGATAATGACGGGGCTTCCGATCTTCCACCGGTGGCACCCGAAGGATCCGGCGACGGTTTACCTTATGCACCAGAAAATTTTCCGAATCCCGGCGACATTTGGCGGTGGAAAGCTGGCCAGAGGATTTCGTCCAACGGTAACTTTAGGGACCGGTATCTGTATCTTCCTCGGCGTATTGCTGCCTCTCACCGCGGTGGATTCAAAAGCAAGCTTGCTGTTGAACGCTACGTCAAAGAATTCTTCCCTGACGCTAGTCTTGTTGATTTCTTTGCTTCTTTCAGCTGGAGCATTCCCTCTGGTCTTCCTG GCAATATGAATCCTGTTGCTGGATCTGATGGACTTCTTCGTCAGTTAGAATTAAAACAGCAGCCTGAATCTGATTCCGACATCGGTGGATGCAAAGCTGGGAATAAGACCTGCAGCAGTTTGATTTtggaacaagaaaaagaaaactcaCCATTTGCTCCGTGTGATATCTGCTGTGTTGAATCGAAATTTTGCCGTGAATGTTGCTGCATTCTTTGCTACAAATCAGTTGATTCAGCTTATGGCGGCTATAGCTATATCATGTGCAAAAAAGAGCTAGGCGATAATATTTGCGGCCATGTTTGTCATCTGGAATGCGCTCTTCGATCTTATTCGGCTGGTACTGTTGGAGGAGAGATTGGATTGGACGCTGAGTATTTCTGTTGGCGCTGTGATGGGAGGACTGAACTGATTGCTCATGCAAATAAGCTTCTACAAACTTGTGAAGCTATCCATGCTGATGATGATGCTACAAAAGAAAAAATTCTAGGGCTTGGCATTTGTCTCTTGCGCGGTTCAGAGAAAACCGCTGCAAAGGAGCTTATGAGCCTTATTACATTGGCCATGTCAAAG CTTAAACATGATGGGACTAATACTGAAGATATCCTGAATGTTGATGCCAAAATTACTGCTAATTCTTCAG GTTCTACCGGTAACGGCAATGCTGCGATCGATACTTCAGACGACGAAGATCCTTTAAAGAATTTAAATGTTCAAAAAGGAACAAAATCTTTTAATTATCAATCGGAATTATTAAAACTTGATGCTGAGTTTGATAAGGCTATGGAGGATCTGGAAAAATCTCAAAAGTGTGAATATAAGCTAGCAGAGGAAAGCCTTCATACACAAAAGGATTATTTACTAAATATTTCTCAGCAACTCGATGAACAGAAGTCTGAGTTAGCAGCAGGTCCATCTCATTCAACTACCTTGCTTCAAATTGTTGAGGAAAGAAATAAACAATTAAGGCAGGAACTGAAGaaatttgaagaaatgaagaaggTGGCTAATGGTTTTGGCAGCACAtccaaagaaattttagaaaagcATTTTGGCTTGTAA